From a single Camarhynchus parvulus chromosome 20, STF_HiC, whole genome shotgun sequence genomic region:
- the NCOA6 gene encoding nuclear receptor coactivator 6 has translation MVLDDLPHLKDTYASLYSSAMEDLEVDFDSGLEEDELKQEAAPGDSTIFVAFKGNISDRDFEQKLDTILENVPGLLHMESNKLKVQKIEPWNSVRVTFNIPREAAERLRILAQNNNQQLRDLGILSVQIEGEGAINLALGQSRSQDVRINGPLGASTAMRMDTGFPMQGGQGLIRMSNAAAVMMSQGGNVPSSMVASGASAELQPRTPRPSSQPDAMDPLLSGLNMQQQNHPSGSLAPQLHSMQSVPVNRQMNSANFQQLQQQQQLQNRPPQPHQQPPQGIRPSFTSPAQVPVPPGWNQLPSGALQPPPSQGALGTLTVNQGWKKAPLPGQMQQQLQARPSLATVQTPTHPPPPYPFGSQQASQAHSNFPQMSNPGQFTAPQMKSLQGGPSRVPTPLQQPHLTNKSPASSPSSFQQGSPASSPTVNQTQQQLGPRPAQSSTLPQGFQQPVSSPSRNPMVQQGNVPPNFMVMQQQNQGPQGLHPGLGGMPKRLPPGFPAGQANQNFLQGQVPSTAPGTPGNSGAPQLPASQSVQHSGGQGSGPPQTQMQAAHGPPNMMQTNLMGLHGNMNNQQAGASGVPQVNMGNMQGQPQQGPQSQLMGMHQQIVSSQGQMVNIQAQGSLNPQNQMILSRTQLMPQGQMMVTPQNQNLGPSPQRMTPPKQMIPQQGQQMMSTHNQMMGPQGQVLLQQNSMMEQMMTTQMQGNKQPFSTQNQSNVMSGPAQLMRGPTPNMQGNMVQFTGQMMAQQGPVNGNPSQVMGIQGQVLRPTGPSPHISQQLGDTATTTNNDGNLTQMLPEVPVQQPNMVPSHMQGMQGNSNASGSHFSGHGLPFNTGFSGTPNGNQVSCGQNPVFPVNKDVTLTSPLLVNLLQSDISAGHFGVNNKQNNQNANKPKKKKPPRKKKSNQQLEQTTSSESRPAGLEESDQSSMSGDQGMSLEKSGPKLSDFASRPPGYPSQPVEQRPLQQMPPQLMAHTQQPQPQPQQQQPQAAPQQGQAPPQTPQQQQMMMMLMMQQDPKSVRLPVPQGVHPPRGPLNPDAQRMPMQQSGNMPVMVNLQGPGPVPPSPDKQRMALPGNPPLGNNARKMVYPDNVQNPSSSPLREVSAVSSLPEGAAAEGPPTSGAQNNVTSHLVVSQNQLMMTGPKPGPSPLSAAQGASPQQQSSSLSSALTHHFPNVAAPSQTSRPKTPNRASPRPYYPQTPNNRPPSTEPSEISLSPERLNASIAGLFPPQINIPLPPRPNLNRGFDQQGLNPTTLKAIGQAPSNLTINNQSSFTASQSHKLEGVVINSGKQTNAGGTKRASPSNSRRSSPGSSRKTTPSPGRQNSKAAKLSLTTQQNPSLLQNMELQRNMMASPSSLPTPVTTSFQNNSMLTNQNPTVSVPAVTGIPEDNKESLSVPQDTESQSVQGALGSKDQPSMELKGAPTPEMKVLAPEEQAKKDGQALDSSKLPVMEESKAMVSPAMREAPTSLSQLLDNSGAPNVTIKPPGLTGLEMAPIVPTGEELKKIAVISPLQDSSLSKEPSNSLSLPQNNEPCPNPGHQELGEVSASVAQSVPPVMQRPVSSSISGPLPPNQITVFVTSNPITSAANTSAPLPSHLQSALVSTVVTMPNVGSKVMVSEGQSAAQSNARPQFITPVFINSSSIIQVMKGSQSSTIPAAPMTSNSSLMPQSVAVVGPLHIPQNIKFSSGPTPPSTSSSSPVSSIPTSRSLVLNPLASPVQLPSSAPAPCSASSQLPAQQAKDLSPEEPSQGTGSGEQCPVPAAQPGPVVSSLLTSSPGSGNRRSPVSSSKGKGKVDKIGQLLLTKACKKVTGSLEKGEEQYALDGETEGPGLETPVPNSLGTEQAPAELDNKSGTPPAGSVTKQSTSGPSPSSLSPAAAAPSCASPGAPPSTPGPGALPPPPAPAGAAPAAPEPAGPGANGGSPGGGPEPSGGAAAEEKPAAPPELLPSAASSQHLTQKKSSVATAESTVQRTELETNAAVVAGQSNETKENCEKSKTPSRRNSRTEDSAASQESVENGQRKRSSRPASASGTAKETSASAMQSKRRKSK, from the exons ATGGTTTTGGATGATCTGCCTCACTTGAAAGATACATATGCCTCCTTGTACTCCTCAGCTATGGAAGACTTAGAGGTGGATTTTGATTCAGGACTGGAGGAAGATGAACTGAAACaggaggctgctcctggggattCCACAATCTTTGtggcttttaaaggaaatataaGTGACAGAGACTTTGAGCAGAAGCTGGATACCATACTGGAGAATGTGCCTGGTCTTTTACACATGG aaTCCAACAAGTTAAAAGTGCAGAAGATAGAGCCTTGGAACAGCGTCCGTGTCACCTTCAACATCCCCCGGGAAGCTGCCGAGCGGCTGCGGATCCTGGCTCAGAACAACAACCAGCAGCTCCGAGACCTGGGCATTCTCTCCGTTCAGATTGAAG GGGAAGGTGCCATCAACTTGGCTTTaggccagagcaggagccaggatgTGCGGATCAACGGGCCCCTGGGAGCGAGCACCGCCATGCGCATGGACACGGGATTCCCCATGCAGGGGGGGCAAG gtttaaTAAGAATGAGCAATGCTGCAGCTGTCATGATGTCCCAGGGTGGAAATGTGCCCTCCTCTATGGTGGCAAGTGGTGCtagtgctgagctgcagccacgAACACCTCGGCCTTCCTCACAGCCAG ATGCAATGGACCCACTCTTATCTGGGCTAAATATGCAGCAACAAAATCATCCATCTGGATCTTTAGCTCCTCAGCTCCATTCAATGCAGTCAGTTCCTGTAAACAGGCAGATGAACTCAGCCAactttcagcagctccagcagcagcagcagttgcaGAATCGGCCTCCCCAGCCACATCAGCAGCCACCGCAGGGTATTCGACCTTCATTCACTTCACCAGCACAAGTTCCAGTTCCCCCTGGCTGGAACCAGCTTCCTTCTGGAGCACTCCAGCCTCCTCCAAGCCAGGGAGCACTGGGTACACTAACAGTGAACCAGGGCTGGAAAAAGGCCCCCTTGCCTGgacaaatgcagcagcagcttcaagCAAGACCATCTCTAGCAACAGTACAAACTCCTACCCATCCTCCACCTCCATATCCTTTTGGAAGCCAGCAAGCTTCTCAGGCTCACTCAAACTTTCCCCAGATGAGCAATCCTGGCCAGTTTACTGCTCCTCAAATGAAAAGCCTTCAGGGAGGGCCCTCACGAGTTCCTACCCCACTACAACAGCCCCACCTGACCAATAAGTCTCCTGCTTCTTCACCCTCCTCCTTCCAGCAGGGCTCCCCTGCCTCATCTCCCACCGTTaaccagacacagcagcagctgggaccaaggcctgcccagagcagcactctTCCCCAGGGCTTCCAGCAGCCTGTCAGCTCTCCCAGTCGTAATCCTATGGTGCAGCAGGGGAATGTACCCCCCAACTTCATGGTgatgcagcagcaaaaccaaggTCCACAAGGTTTACACCCTGGTTTAGGAG GAATGCCCAAGCGGCTGCCCCCGGGGTTCCCTGCAGGCCAGGCTAACCAGAACTTCCTGCAGGGCCAGGTGCCCTCCACAGCTCCAGGAACGCCAGGGAACAGCGGAGCACCgcagctgccagccagccagAGCGTGCAGCACTCAG gtGGCCAAGGATCTGGACCTCCTCAAACTCAGATGCAAGCAGCACATGGCCCACCAAATATGATGCAGACCAATCTAATGGGACTTCATGGAAATATGAACAACCAGCAGGCTGGTGCTAGTGGGGTGCCACAAGTTAACATGGGCAATATGCAGGGACAGCCTCAGCAAGGACCACAGTCCCAGCTTATGGGGATGCATCAGCAAATCGTGTCCTCTCAAGGACAGATGGTGAACATTCAGGCTCAGGGATCACTGAACCCTCAAAACCAGATGATACTTTCTCGAACTCAGCTCATGCCGCAAGGCCAAATGATGGTGACgccccaaaaccaaaatcttGGTCCCTCTCCCCAGAGGATGACCCCACCCAAACAGATGattccccagcagggacagcagatgATGTCCACACACAATCAGATGATGGGACCTCAGGGCCAGGTCTTGCTACAGCAAAACTCAATGATGGAGCAGATGATGACCACTCAGATGCAAGGGAATAAACAGCCTTTTAGTACTCAAAACCAGTCCAACGTTATGTCGGGGCCAGCTCAACTGATGAGAGGACCAACCCCAAACATGCAAGGAAACATGGTGCAGTTCACTGGGCAGAtgatggcacagcagggccctgTGAATGGGAATCCTTCTCAGGTGATGGGAATTCAAGGGCAAGTTTTAAGACCCACTGGACCCAGTCCTCACATCTCTCAGCAACTTGGGGATACTGCAACCACAACAAACAACGATGGGAACTTGACACAGATGTTACCTGAGGTTCCTGTGCAGCAGCCAAACATGGTGCCTTCTCATATGCAAGGAATGCAAGGAAACAGCAATGCTTCAGGGAGTCATTTCTCTGGCCATGGGCTGCCTTTCAACACAGGGTTTAGTGGAACTCCCAATGGGAATCAGGTTTCCTGTGGGCAGAACCCTGTGTTTCCTGTCAATAAAGATGTGACGCTCACGAGTCCGCTCTTGGTTAACCTACTCCAGAGCGATATCTCAGCAGGGCACTTTGGTGTGAACAACAAACAGAATAACCAGAATGCCAACAAACCAAAGAAGAAGAAGCCtccaaggaagaagaaaagtaatCAACAGCTAGAACAAACAAC ttcttcagAATCACGTCCAGCTGGCCTGGAGGAGAGTGATCAGTCATCGATGTCTGGAGACCAAGGAATGAGTTTAGAGAAGTCAGGCCCTAAACTCTCTGATTTTGCAAGTAGGCCACCAG GTTACCCATCTCAGCCAGTGGAGCAAAGGCCACTTCAGCAGATGCCCCCTCAGCTCATGGCACACacgcagcagccccagccccagccccagcagcagcagccccaggcagccccgCAGCAAGGCCAGGCTCCCCCCCagacaccacagcagcagcagatgatgatgatgctgaTGATGCAGCAGGATCCCAAATCAGTCAGgctgcctgtgccccaggggGTTCACCCCCCCCGGGGGCCCCTGAACCCGGATGCCCAGCGGATGCCAATGCAGCAGAGCGGGAACATGCCAGTGATGGTGAACCTCCAGGGGCCTGGGCCCGTGCCTCCCTCTCCTGACAAACAGAGGATGGCCCTGCCAGGCAACCCTCCTCTGGGAAATAATGCAAGAAAAATGGTTTATCCAGATAATGTACAGAACCCTTCCAGCTCGCCCCTCAGAGAGGTGTCAGCAGTATCCTCTCTtccagaaggagctgcagctgagggccCTCCAACATCAGGAGCTCAGAATAATGTGACATCTCATTTAGTAGTTTCACAGAACCAGTTAATGATGACAGGACCCAAGCCTGGACCATCCCCACTTTCAGCTGCCCAAGGTGCAAGTCCCCAGCAGCAGTCTAGTTCTCTGTCTAGTGCTCTTACACACCATTTTCCAAATGTTGCTGCCCCATCACAAACATCAAGgcctaaaaccccaaacagagCGAGCCCACGGCCATATTACCCTCAGACTCCTAATAACCGtccccccagcacagagccctcagaAATCAGCCTGTCTCCAGAGAGGCTCAATGCCTCTATTGCTGGTCTGTTCCCTCCCCAGATCAATATTCCTTTACCTCCCAGGCCTAATCTCAATAGAGGATTTGATCAGCAGGGTCTGAATCCCACTACTTTAAAGGCCATTGGACAAGCCCCATCAAATCTCACAATTAACAATCAGTCCAGTTTTACTGCCTCACAGTCACACAAGTTGGAAGGTGTGGTCATTAATTCGGGCAAACAAACCAACGCTGGAGGAACAAAGAGAGCAAGCCCGAGCAATAGTCGAAGGTCCAGTCCAGGATCCAGTAGGAAAACTACACCAAGCCCTGGCAGACAGAATTCAAAAGCAGCTAAATTATCATTGACAACTCAGCAGAATCCATCTCTCTTGCAGAACATGGAACTACAGAGAAATATGATGGCTAGTCCCTCTTCTTTGCCGACACCTGTGACCACAAGTTTTCAAAATAACTCCATGCTAACTAACCAGAATCCCACAGTTTCTGTACCTGCTGTGACTGGCATTCCTGAAGACAATAAAGAGAGCCTTAGCGTGCCTCAAGATACCGAGAGTCAAAGTGTACAAGGTGCCCTAGGTAGCAAGGACCAGCCCAGTATGGAATTGAAAGGCGCCCCTACTCCAGAAATGAAAGTGCTGGCTCCTGAGGAACAGGCAAAAAAAGATGGGCAAGCCCTAGACAGCAGTAAGCTCCCAGTCATGGAGGAAAGTAAAGCCATGGTATCTCCAGCCATGAGGGAGGCACCAACTTCTTTAAGCCAACTTCTTGACAATTCTGGAGCTCCTAATGTGACCATTAAGCCTCCTGGGCTGACTGGTCTTGAAATGGCACCAATAGTCCCCACTGGTGAGGAGCTAAAGAAGATAGCTGTCATTTCTCCACTGCAGGATTCATCCTTGAGCAAGGAGCCATCTAATTCACTTAGCCTGCCTCAAAATAATGAGCCCTGTCCAAATCCAGGGCACCAGGAACTGGGAGAAGTAAGTGCAAGTGTGGCACAGAGTGTTCCTCCAGTCATGCAGAGGCCTGTTAGCTCTTCTATTTCAGGTCCTTTACCTCCCAACCAGATAACCGTTTTTGTGACTTCCAACCCTATTACATCTGCTGCTAATACATCAGCTCCATTGCCATCCCACTTGCAATCTGCGTTAGTGTCCACTGTTGTCACCATGCCCAACGTGGGGAGCAAAGTGATGGTGTCCGAGGGACAGTCGGCAGCTCAGTCCAACGCCCGGCCGCAGTTCATCACCCCTGTGTTTATAAACTCATCCTCAATCATCCAAGTGATGAAGGGCTCTCAGTCCAGCACGATTCCAGCAGCCCCCATGACATCTAACTCGAGTCTGATGCCTCAGTCGGTGGCGGTTGTTGGTCCTTTGCATATCCCACAGAATATCAAGTTTTCCTCCGGGCCCACTCCTCCCAGCACCTCATCCAGCAGTCCTGTGTCCAGTATTCCCACCAGCAGGTCACTCGTTCTGAATCCCTTGGCATCTCCTGTCCAGCTGCCttcttctgctcctgctccttgcagtGCTTCTTCACAGCTTCCTGCTCAGCAAGCCAAGGACTTGAGCCCGGAGGAGCCTTCCCAAGGGACAGGGTCGGGtgagcagtgccctgtgccGGCAGCCCAGCCGGGACCTGTAGTTTCCTCTCTGCTCACAAGCAGCCCGGGCTCTGGGAATAGACGCAGTCCTGTTTCATCCagcaaggggaagggaaaggtaGACAAGATtggccagctcctgctgactAAAGCCTGCAAGAAGGTCACTGGCTccctggagaaaggagaagagcagTACGCTTTGGATGGAGAAACAGAAGGTCCGGGACTAGAAACGCCCGTCCCAAACAGTTTGGGAACAGAGCAAGCCCCAGCAGAACTCGATAACAAAAGCGGGACCCCTCCAGCAGGCAGCGTAACAAAACAGAGCACTTCTGGGCCCAGCCCCTCGAGCCTCAGCCCCGCGGCGGCCGCTCCCTCCTGCGCGTCCCCGGGCGCGCCCCCGAGCACTCCCGGCCCCggcgcgctcccgccgccccccgctCCGGCCGGAGCCGCCCCGGCAGCCCCGGAGCCCGCGGGGCCCGGTGCCAACGGCGGCAGCCCCGGCGGGGGCCCGGAGCCgagcggcggcgccgcggccgAGGAGAAGCCCGCAGCACCCCCGGAGCTGCTGCCGAGCGCAG CATCCTCTCAAcatttaacacagaaaaaaagttcagTTGCAACAGCAGAAAGTACTGTTCAAAGAACAG aaCTTGAGACAAATGCTGCAGTAGTTGCTGGTCAAAG TAATGAGACAAAAGAGAATTGTGAAAAGTCTAAAACTCCAAGTAGAAGAAATTCAAGAACAGAGGATTCTGCCGCTTCACAGGAATCTGTAGAGAATGGGCAGCGCAAGAGATCCTCGCGACCCGCGTCGGCGTCCGGCACAGCTAAAG AAACGAGTGCCAGTGCAATGCagtcaaaaagaagaaaatccaagTAA